In Clavibacter californiensis, the sequence CCGTCGGGCGAGGAGTCGTCGACGATCATGGCCGTGATCCGGAAGTCGGCGTTCTCCGCCGCCATGGCCGCGAGCCGGGGCAGCAGCTCCCCGACGTTGCGCGCCTCCTCGTAGGTGGGGATCACGATCGTGAGACTGCTCAAGCTGGTGGTTCCGTCTCCGAATCGGGGGATGACCCGGATCCGGGCCTCGTCGAGTCTAGCCAGCGCACGCGGATCCGACCGCGCGGGACGGCCGTCGCCCGTTATCTCCTTGTTACACTTCGGGAGGCCCGGCGCCCTGACGCCGTGCGCACCCGCCGAACCGTCCGGCGACCGCCCGGGAGGATCAGCGTGACCAGACTCCTCGCCGACCGCCGCGTCCGGTTCCTCATCGCGGGGCTCCTCAACACGGCCCTCGACTTCGTGCTGCTCAACGCGCTGATCCTCGCGGCCCACATGCCCGTGCTCGCCGCGAACCTGATCTCGGTCACGGTCGGCATCACGATCTCGTACTTCCTCAACCACTTCTTCGTGTTCCGCCACGGCGAGGCGGTGACGATCGGCCGGTTCCTCAAGTTCTTCGCGGTCACGGGCTTCAGCTCGCTGCTGCTGCAGAGCGGCGTCATCTGGCTCTTCGAGCGCGGCTTCGACACGACGTTCGGCAGGTCGCTCCTGATGTTCGGCACGAGCGCGGAGCAGGAGTTCCTCGAGATCAACATCGCGAAGGCGACCGCGGTGCTCATCGGCCTCGTGTGGAACTTCACGCTGTACCGGCTCGTGGTGTTCCGGACGCCGACGCCCGCCGCGGAGGCCGGCGCCGAGGCCGCGACCGACGGCTCCCCCGCCGTCCGCCAGGCCG encodes:
- a CDS encoding GtrA family protein — protein: MTRLLADRRVRFLIAGLLNTALDFVLLNALILAAHMPVLAANLISVTVGITISYFLNHFFVFRHGEAVTIGRFLKFFAVTGFSSLLLQSGVIWLFERGFDTTFGRSLLMFGTSAEQEFLEINIAKATAVLIGLVWNFTLYRLVVFRTPTPAAEAGAEAATDGSPAVRQAASAD